From the Catharus ustulatus isolate bCatUst1 chromosome 2, bCatUst1.pri.v2, whole genome shotgun sequence genome, the window GCCTCGCTCTAAGCGAACCAGATACATAGAGTATTTTGCACGATTCTCCATGAAACAGCACACTAAGCACCTTGTACCAAGCACTCTTATCTCTTACATTCCTTTTTCAGAATCCCGCTAATGCTAGCCAATGCAGCCTACTATGGCTCACACATCCATGTCAGTTGCGACAAGCTGAGCAAGGCTCATAGTTCTGTTCACTAGCAGCATTCCAAAAGGTAAGTATTAGATATCATTCTATGGAAAGGGAGCTTCGGGAGGCAGATGTACTTAAAGAGGCAGGAAGATAGCACAGGAGTGGGTTTTGAATCTCATGTGCATCAGGAATGTGGAATAATGGAATGTTAAGCCAAATTGTGTGAGAGCAGCTGTTCAGGGTGTTCTGCGGAGCAGCCGTgtgccccagagctcagccaggagcaggacagcaCACATGGACAGTGGGTTGAGCACAGCCCACATGTTGTGCTTGCTGGTGTGGGCAGAGAGCTGAGGTTTGTTCCCGAAGGCCAGTGAcgggggagcagggaagggcagaggaTGGACCAACTCTCCCAACGCAGGTGTTTCATGGTGCTGAGCTGAGAACCAGCATGTGTCACTGGTGCTGACAGCGGCATGTCAGGGTGTCACTGCCATGTGCTGAACTTCCTGCATGTCTGTTCAATGGCATTAAAAATGTTCCTGCAAGCCACTGTGAAACAGTTTCTCTCATGAGGGGAAGGAAGACTCCAACACAAGTTATCCTTTGACTTGGTATTTCTTTGAAGTTTAAAACAGAACAATTCAGGAACAGACTCAGATCAATTACGGGTACATTGCTTCAAACACATTGACAACATCCAAACCAGACACATTGAATCAGGATAGGCTTAGTGAACATAAGGCTTTCATCATGAATGTTTCTGTGGCAGTTGCATTAAAAGTGTGTAAAATCCCACTGCAGCTGAAAAGCATCTGGAGGCCCCAGTTCTGACGTAACAAAAATGCAGTGACACAGATCAGTATTTCAGCAAGAACAGGAAGCTCAAAAGATCATGTCATTCTTTCCTGAATCATACTGGAATTTTATAGACACCTTTAGAatcaacaaatatttttctagcgTTCAACCAGAGTCAAAATATGATCAGTAgtatattcagaaaatattggGAATTCCTTAGCATCCTCATTAGGGGCTTTTAGTATTCAGAAACAGCACTCAAGCCTTATATTCATAAAGAAAATGTGACCATGCATATCTTAACCTGGCTGTGCTTAACCTGGTTTGTTCTGTTAGTATCATGAATTGCAACTTAAAGCATTccaagaaataacattttaacatGAGTCTTGGCCCTGTTTCTCTGCTATGTTAGAGAAACTGTGGTGATTTCCAAGGAAAGTACAGCAGATAGGAGACAACTTACAGATTTATTTCTAACAAGACTCACACCCAAGTAAAGCAAATAGCCATGTTGTTCATTATTCCAGATCAAGGCCCTAATCTACTCATTCCAACATCTCTTTATACCTGTGATGatttcaatttaattaattttggatCTATACTAGAAAGTCCAGGCTAAGCCACTGTGTTTTACATGCAGGACAGTTAATGCGGTGCCAAATCCTAGCTGGCAGCTCTTGAAATTTTGGATTGCTCCAAATTAAGACTAAGGAGTGTCCTGTAGGACAGGCAATCATTAAAACAAGAAAGATTGTTTCTGCATTGCTTAAAGGTGAAAAGCTGTGGAATAAGATGACAtgcacacaaataaaatatatgatGTACAGGATAAGGAAGGAACAGACTGACTTGATGGCTTTCATATGGGCCTCTAAGCTGGGGTCCCTGAAGCCACTTGCATTTTGCTGCATCCGTCTGGTGTGTATCCACAGAGACTGAATCAGCAGAACACTTGAAACAACAGACAGTATTAAAGGCATACCTATACCAGCATTACAGAAAAGAGCTAATAAACCCAAATTGTCTTTCCTTGAGGTTCTCATTGCTGAAGAATTTGTCATAGGTAGAGGAGCAGTGAAGTTGTCATGCACGCTGTAGACATCCCAGGCGAAGGGAATTGCTGCTGTGAAGGAGCAGACCCATGATCCGAGCAGCATCCAGGGCATGAGCCTGGCAATTCTCTGCTTCAGCCAGATGAAGAAAGACTGTGTGAAACTGGCAACCTTGATACAATAGAAGACACTAAGCCAGGCTCCAAACCAGAGGCTGGAGTAGTTCAGAACAGTAAAAATTGTCTTCGAAACTGCAAACACGTGCTCGATATAACTGGAGGGTTCATAAAATATAGTCATTAATAAATCCAGAGTAGTCCATGACTGCAAAATTAATCTAGATGAACTCAGAGAGATCACGATCATATCATATGGGGGCCATGTTTTTCTCCCAATGCAGCTTGATGAACTGGCAGCCAAGATAATTCCATTTCCTAGAATTCCTGCCATGGATTCAATTATAGCAATTGATAGACAAAGGAGAGCAAATGATGTCATCATTGTAAGCCAAAAGATCTGAGTTATACTCAGCTTCACCTGGGCCCCTGAAAGCCTCAGTTCTGTCAGGCACTGTCAGTCCCAAGGAGCTGTTGTGGGCAATGCTCACCTATTTATCTCAGGGGCAGCAGTATAATAATGTCATTtaatatttctgctgttttacatgttgttttgggggttgaTATCTCAGCTGATTTGTCTGAGTATGCAAATTGGGTCAAGGTTCAATTACATGCTTCCTATTTTGGTGAAAGGATGTGCATTGGAAGGATTAAGGAGCAGGTGAACTGTGGTGTTGACAAACGTGGGTTTGCACTCCACTGTCTGATGTCCTGCTTTACATGTCtagatttgctttttctgtctgaTGCCTTCATGTCTCCCTTTGTTACTCTGTTATCTATTTAGTGTTTCTGAGACATACTTGCCATGATGTCTTCTAATACTGGGGTAGctcaatttttttcatcatatattttcaaatttctgctGCAAAGAGTATtatcatgtttttattttgtgtggaGACTTTTAAGCACAAGTATCCTTGCATACTTGTTCTGAGTGCCCCAAAGGAGAACATTAAACTTCTGTTGGAGGAtaagcacagagaaaaggaaaataattttacgGAGTACCTCATTAGTCCATCCACTGAAGCAGATATCCACACTGCAGCCTGAGAAGAGACCCCCTGGCATCCTGTGGAGATCCCATGATAGAGAAGGCTattggcaggggctgcagcttgTGGGGTTCCCATGCTGAAGCAGTTTGTTCTTGGAAGATTGTACCCACTAGAGAATCCCCCCTgcagtccccattccctgctcaaGGAGGGAGGAGGTGGAAGAGTAAAGAGAAGTGGATGGGGAGAGGAAAGGTTTCAGGTGCTGCTCTTTCATTCTCACTCCCCTAATCTGTTATTgattggcaataaattaaattattttgccaCGTTGAAGGAATCCCCTCCAGGCAAGGCAAAGACAGTGAGAGCACTGTCAGGCCTGCAGTCCACCCACATATGAGCAAGGATAGCAGATAAGCTCTGTGAGGACAATTAGGGACAGCCACAAGGCCAGGGATTGCCAGACATATCCAGAGTGATAAGACACATCCAAGATCAAGCCAGTAATTCCAGTCTGCAGGCCAGGATCAGTATCCAGGTGAGCTAAGTAGGTGGAAAGGCCCAGGCAAAGCTGtagcacagctcagggagatCTCAAGGGTGAACACCCAGCTTAGAAGCAGCTCCAGAATGTAGCAGGGGCTAAGCCCCACTGAGGCTTGTCCCAGTAATGTGCTAAAAGGTCAGGCATTTGCACTGTGGAAGTTGGCCCTGAATCGAGGCAGCCAAACCCCCAAAAGCAAGGCTTTAATTTCACCAGAAAGTCCATTCATAGTTTTTTGTCTTCCTCTGTCCcaacacacagaaaagcagtaTATCCTGGCACAAGGCTTTTTCGTTCTTAAAATCACGTTTGATTGGCACTGAAGATTGAGTCCATTGCATGTTGTCCAGAATTTCAATGATGAAAATTCCAGGCATGCTTATGGGAATGCAAATAGAGAGGGGTCCTGTAGGGATCTGTCATGCATGTATCTGCATTTCTTGCCTTGAGTTAATGACTCACTCTTGATTTGGGGGTTGATAGCTCAGCTGATTTGTGTAAGCATGCAAAATGGGTCAAGATTCAAttacattgttttctttttggtgaAGGAATTTGTATTGGAACGGCTATAGACCAGCTTTCTGGGGTTTATAGAACTGTGGGTTTTTACTTGATGTCCTGCTTTGGTTTACATgcctagattttttttaaatctaatgcCTTAATCTGTCCTCGTCTTTCCTCTGTCATGTCTTAGTTTATGAGGTCTCCTAATACCAGAGCAGGTCCTTGCCTTTAGCAGATGTAATAGAATATTTGCTAATAGACTTTGTGGGCATGTGACAGCCAATTAAATTCAACCCACCACAGGTATAAAggattttcattgtttcttcCCTGTCATTGCACAGTATTTTAAAGGTTGTAGTGTTTGAAAGTCTTGTTTTTATGAAATGAACCAAACTGATATCCTGTAGCACCTTTTGTAGGTCTGGCTCCAGTTTCCTTGCTGTAAAAACTGGTCTACGAACATTGCAGTGAATGAATTCCAGTAAATGAATTCCAATTCAATGAATGAATTGGTGGAAACTTTACCACCGAATCCTTCTCTTATGCCAGTCAAAGCAGCTgttccacagcacagctgttcctgataacatttttattaaagaaataatttactgaGAATTCAGCTTCTGTGGTACATCTTCCCTTCAGTGGTTTACAAAAGGtagcttttaatttatttcactaTTGTCCTGATTTAGGGGACAGGTTACTGCcagaagaaaggcaggagcttttcctataatggagagtgaaaatccctccccttcccagtttactataatttggaaattaaggggctctcaggcaaaggcatgggtttaggaataacagttctttactgacatatctacaagacaaacaagaacaacatcagctatgaaaaaatcggtgacaaaacagaacaagactcagtcccttttccagtcactgACACTCTTCTCCACACGGTCCCGGTGGATAGCGGGGCAGGGTGGGCccctcacagccacagcagcagcagcaggagcagggaggcggAGGAGccgtgtcccaggtgggaggaGGGTGAAGGAAGACTCTTCTCACTGTTTTTTGGTCCCAGTTCTCCACGGTGGTCTCAGAGGCAGGAGACTGTagcagtgcagggtgcagggcaaaTCCGACCGCAGAgaagaaacctctctcctcagCGTCGGACCGGCGAGTTCGTCCCCAgctagaaaaaaacaaccagccACCCAGGTCCCCAGAACCCCTGCCACCCATtcagccagccagccagcctccacccatcccttttgtcttgagcaattaaaagctaagGGAGCCACCCGAAAGACTTaacatgataatgggaaaaattctccacaAAAGACAGAGAGTAAAACCCTCCCAATCCCCAACAACTATTGAAACAGAATTTGTCAAATACCTTAA encodes:
- the LOC117011612 gene encoding taste receptor type 2 member 40-like, which produces MMTSFALLCLSIAIIESMAGILGNGIILAASSSSCIGRKTWPPYDMIVISLSSSRLILQSWTTLDLLMTIFYEPSSYIEHVFAVSKTIFTVLNYSSLWFGAWLSVFYCIKVASFTQSFFIWLKQRIARLMPWMLLGSWVCSFTAAIPFAWDVYSVHDNFTAPLPMTNSSAMRTSRKDNLGLLALFCNAGIGMPLILSVVSSVLLIQSLWIHTRRMQQNASGFRDPSLEAHMKAIKSVCSFLILYIIYFICVHVILFHSFSPLSNAETIFLVLMIACPTGHSLVLIWSNPKFQELPARIWHRINCPACKTQWLSLDFLV